The Chloroflexota bacterium genome includes the window GGACCTGCCACGCGGGCAGTTGCTTGCCGTCGGCTGGGCGGGGCCGGGAGCGGATGGTGACCTTCGCGCGCCGGGCCAGCGAGTAGACGCCCATCCCGGCGGGGTCTTCGCGCCGGGCGGTCTCGGCGTCCCAGTCGGTGCGGCCGAAGGCGAGCAGTGCGGCCGGGTCGGCGATGCCCCGGCCGTTGTCTACGACGCGGACCTCGCCGTCCGCGATGGTGACGTCGACCTTCGTCGCGCCGGCGCGGCGGGCGTTCTGGAACAGCTCGTTCAGCGTCTCGACGGTCGTGGCGTTGAAGAAGCGGGTGACGCGGCTGATGGCGTCCTCGTGGACGCGGGCGCGGATGGTTGCGGGCAGCAGTTTCTCGGGCATCGTCTCTCCTGGCGTGTCGGGTGGGTTCTTCGGGCCTGCTGGCCCGGTGCGGCGTCAGTCGCCGCCGTGCTCGTCGGTTTCCGCGCCGCCGGTCTTGCGGCTTTGCGGCACTCGCGGCTCGGGCGGCTGTAGCGGGTCCGGCGGCGCGGCGTGGCGGCTCGGCTGGCGGCGTTCGGCCTCGACGGTGGGGCTCGGCAGCCGCCGCCGGGTCTCCTCGACCAGGCCGATCGGG containing:
- a CDS encoding ATP-binding protein, yielding MPEKLLPATIRARVHEDAISRVTRFFNATTVETLNELFQNARRAGATKVDVTIADGEVRVVDNGRGIADPAALLAFGRTDWDAETARREDPAGMGVYSLARRAKVTIRSRPRPADGKQLPAWQVHLTPEHFLGHRIAPVEVIDAGSVAFGTEIVFDDDKANPDNVNSAARYFPLPVTCDSNSVERISFLHGAVHVEEWRGLRLGVHARQPPPGPH